The Amaranthus tricolor cultivar Red isolate AtriRed21 chromosome 6, ASM2621246v1, whole genome shotgun sequence genome has a segment encoding these proteins:
- the LOC130814723 gene encoding probable methyltransferase At1g29790, which produces MAMSFTMGLNFLLLVAMVATNLLSFYHLSSTSSFFHLSTPPQQSSTVPHYLIRQLQTIRATINHLTRFQPSHSPPSSNSIKTPPSDLLIYSNLSPIASSCHDYPDLLHQYMNYTPFSLCPKDTLLAESLILRGCHPLPRRRCFSRTPSNPRLSSPDSNVIWSSYTSATCKSFKCLNPKLGFDQNLVYDQFLGYKSEIDLTIPQLLDIAKRANSVIRLGVDIGGGTGVFAARMKERNVTVLTTTMNLGAPYSEYNALRGLLTLHAPLQQRLPFFDGVVDLVRCGHAVNRWIPTTVMDFLLFDVDRVLRGGGFLWVDHFFSKGADLDKVYKPLIDKLGYKIVKWATGSKMDSSGMKNGEVYLTALLQKPKSR; this is translated from the coding sequence ATGGCAATGTCCTTCACAATGGGTCTAAATTTCCTCCTCTTGGTAGCCATGGTTGCTACAAACCTCCTTTCATTTTACCATCTTTCATCAACTTCTTCCTTCTTCCATCTTTCTACACCTCCTCAACAATCTTCCACTGTTCCTCATTACCTTATCCGTCAACTTCAAACCATACGCGCCACCATTAACCACCTCACGCGCTTCCAACCTTCTCACTCGCCTCCATCTTCAAACTCCATTAAAACCCCACCTTCAGACCTTCTTATTTACTCTAACCTTTCCCCTATTGCTTCTTCTTGCCATGATTACCCTGATCTTCTTCATCAATACATGAATTATACCCCCTTTTCACTTTGTCCTAAAGATACCCTTCTAGCTGAATCTTTGATTCTTCGTGGGTGTCATCCTTTGCCACGACGTCGTTGTTTCTCGAGAACCCCATCTAACCCTAGATTGTCTTCCCCTGATTCTAATGTTATTTGGAGTTCTTATACTTCTGCTACGTGTAAGAGCTTTAAATGTTTGAATCCGAAACTGGGTTTTGACCAAAATCTTGTTTACGATCAGTTTTTGGGTTATAAATCTGAAATTGATCTCACTATTCCTCAGCTTTTGGATATTGCTAAAAGGGCTAATTCTGTTATTCGTTTAGGGGTTGATATTGGGGGTGGAACTGGGGTTTTTGCTGCTAGGATGAAGGAGAGAAATGTGACTGTTTTGACTACTACTATGAACTTAGGTGCTCCTTATAGCGAGTATAACGCGCTTAGAGGTTTGTTGACATTACATGCACCACTGCAGCAAAGATTGCCGTTTTTTGATGGGGTTGTGGACTTGGTTCGATGTGGGCATGCCGTAAATAGGTGGATTCCGACGACGGTGATGGACTTTCTATTGTTTGATGTGGATAGAGTGTTGAGAGGTGGTGGGTTTTTGTGGGTTGATCATTTTTTCAGTAAAGGGGCAGATTTAGATAAGGTCTATAAACCATTGATTGATAAATTGGGGTATAAGATTGTGAAATGGGCAACTGGGAGTAAGATGGATTCTAGTGGGATGAAAAATGGGGAGGTATATTTGACTGCATTGTTGCAGAAGCCAAAGTCCAGATGA